A genomic window from Salvia miltiorrhiza cultivar Shanhuang (shh) chromosome 5, IMPLAD_Smil_shh, whole genome shotgun sequence includes:
- the LOC131024322 gene encoding NEP1-interacting protein-like 1 — translation MLICYQAMKRWASAAAPWIHTELSRSQFVFVFALLKKFAVALLTCIFALGGAIVGVISGALKGQTTETGLLRGVGVGAVAGAITAVQLMELILNGEPFSKAALICSLVNGKIFMEWVSPAVLKAYQWQISTMETGLREISDIFEVNTIRGLSQDTIKELPSFEFNTAETAATCSDTSCAICLQDLRDGESTRLLPSCRHFFHIHCIDQWLSRQATCPVCRKDV, via the exons ATGTTGATCTGCTATCAAGCGATGAAAAGGTGGGCTTCCGCCGCCGCGCCTTGGATTCACACTGAGCTCAGCCGCTCCCAATTTGTCTTCGTCTTCGCGCTGCTCAAGAAATTCGCCGTCGCTCTACTCACTTGCATTTTCGCTCTCG GTGGAGCTATCGTAGGCGTAATTAGCGGAGCGCTGAAAGGGCAGACCACCGAAACCGGCCTACTGCGTGGGGTTGGTGTAGGGGCGGTAGCAGGGGCCATCACGGCCGTGCAGCTCATGGAACTCATACTAAACGGGGAGCCATTTTCCAAG GCGGCACTAATATGCAGTCTTGTGAATGGGAAGATATTTATGGAATGGGTGAGCCCTGCTGTATTAAAAGCATATCAGTGGCAG ATTAGCACTATGGAGACAGGTTTGAGGGAGATTTCAGACATTTTTGAGGTCAATACAATCAGGGGATTATCTCAGGATACCATTAAAGAATTACCAAGCTTTGAGTTTAATACTGCAGAGACGGCTGCCACGTGTTCCGACACTAGTTGTGCCATTTGCTTACAG GATTTGAGGGATGGAGAATCCACGAGGTTGCTACCGAGTTGTAGGCATTTCTTCCACATACATTGTATAGATCAATGGCTCAGCCGGCAAGCGACCTGCCCGGTATGCAGAAAAGACGTTTGA
- the LOC131025884 gene encoding uncharacterized protein LOC131025884 produces the protein MASKIVKCVMKSVIKSKGNRLEVRCSIEDDYIIVSRTKWSIKIASIEIVGNLLIVQRIGKIGIGIPAVATFLYGAAHGEGRWLDTIRRELGYFKQNADGNQWVGSLQSETLQLKPDEGPPRAVLTKGVVVVGATQWVENYNVPIFSTDMAVVRRISKRITGRGGGLPSVQSMALAHGKGMIEVDCNLLDTSKAGGEDVQRAVECLAREKGMDVGEGYYTDLSQNQKKFICFFDVVYGDVETGLGGGLKLCGTREARGRR, from the exons ATGGCTAGCAAGATTGTTAAGTGTGTGATGAAGTCTGTGATTAAGAGTAAGGGAAATCGTTTAGAAGTGAGATGCTCGATAGAGGATGACTACATAATTGTGTCACGAACAAAATGGAGCATCAAAATAGCATCTATTGAGATAGTAGGGAATTTGCTCATTGTTCAGAGAATTGGTAAAATTGGTATTGGTATT CCTGCAGTTGCTACCTTCTTGTACGGAGCTGCACACGGTGAGGGGAGGTGGCTCGACACAATCAGGAGGGAGCTCGGCTACTTCAAGCAGAATGCAGATGGAAATCAGTGGGTAGGCAGCCTCCAATCCGAAACTCTGCAGCTGAAACCCGATGAGGGCCCTCCTCGTGCTGTTCTGACGAAAGGGGTCGTTGTCGTTGGAGCCACACAGTGGGTCGAAAACTACAACGTCCCAATATTCTCGACTGACATGGCTGTTGTTCGGAGAATATCAAAGAGAATCACCGGCAGAGGCGGCGGGCTTCCATCCGTGCAGTCTATGGCTCTTGCTCACGGTAAAGGTATGATCGAGGTGGATTGCAACCTGTTGGATACGAGTAAAGCTGGTGGCGAGGATGTGCAGCGAGCAGTCGAGTGCCTCGCCCGGGAAAAAGGTATGGATGTCGGAGAGGGATACTATACCGATCTTTCTCAGAACCAAAAGAAGTTTATTTGCTTCTTTGACGTCGTCTATGGCGACGTGGAGACGGGTCTCGGCGGCGGCCTCAAGTTGTGTGGGACGAGGGAAGCGCGGGGACGGAGGTga